The following coding sequences are from one Methanobacterium sp. window:
- a CDS encoding twin-arginine translocation signal domain-containing protein: protein MKKEFKKILDHPIDRRTFLKAVGAGTVATLFGGQATMEEVFAASPKVGILQLGTCAGCQVSLTEFGMDMRYISSSNPTVADILPTIDIKYAPLLVDVLAESFEQISSLDICIIEGIAGPTVESSELLDHARSISSKVVALGDCASFGGVPGLNRSKGLLNLYPVNEVISVDAYIRGCPPQPEQIWYMVTGGAIGEAIKPGKVCDSCIYDPEGPQANELGRSGCKKHLGCQGHDTPWQCGATRSTDGKAPCTLVDDICIGCYRDKYPETPYYEKGQVRMRNRFGTGNETQNTTATNSTVNATANKTGLMGK, encoded by the coding sequence ATGAAAAAAGAATTTAAAAAAATATTGGATCATCCAATAGATAGGAGAACATTCCTAAAAGCTGTCGGTGCAGGTACAGTTGCAACACTGTTTGGCGGACAGGCAACAATGGAAGAAGTCTTTGCGGCTTCTCCAAAGGTTGGAATACTCCAACTTGGAACTTGCGCAGGATGCCAGGTTTCTCTGACAGAATTTGGGATGGATATGAGGTACATTAGCTCCTCAAACCCAACTGTTGCTGACATACTGCCAACAATAGACATAAAGTATGCACCACTTCTTGTAGATGTGCTGGCTGAATCATTTGAACAAATAAGTTCCCTAGATATTTGTATAATCGAGGGTATTGCAGGTCCAACAGTTGAATCTTCAGAACTTCTGGATCATGCAAGGTCAATTTCAAGTAAGGTAGTTGCTCTAGGAGATTGCGCATCATTTGGTGGAGTGCCTGGTTTAAACAGAAGTAAAGGTTTATTGAATCTCTATCCCGTAAATGAAGTAATTTCTGTAGATGCCTACATCAGAGGATGTCCACCACAACCAGAACAAATCTGGTACATGGTAACTGGCGGTGCTATTGGTGAAGCAATAAAACCAGGAAAAGTATGTGATTCATGTATTTATGATCCTGAAGGCCCTCAGGCAAATGAACTTGGTCGATCAGGATGTAAAAAACACCTTGGATGTCAGGGTCACGATACTCCATGGCAATGCGGAGCTACAAGAAGTACTGATGGAAAAGCACCCTGTACGCTGGTTGATGATATTTGCATAGGCTGTTACAGAGACAAGTACCCCGAAACACCATATTATGAAAAAGGCCAGGTAAGGATGAGAAATAGATTCGGAACTGGAAATGAAACCCAGAATACAACAGCAACAAACTCAACGGTAAATGCAACAGCAAATAAAACAGGGCTGATGGGTAAATAG
- a CDS encoding nickel-dependent hydrogenase large subunit — protein MAVEIKPVTRIEGDGKLELETYLVDGKLKVKNLLTPSDGTLNLPTDNGARYPKFCVTEFRGFEKFAVGEQPETVTKLVPRICGVCPVPHNMASTCAVEAAYGTNIVNNAKAVRRLMLAVHTVHSHLLHFFVLAGKDMLPHSIIDQELPNIISAHNKAQACVAVFGGKPVHPASCIPGGQTKVPNATEIGQIKARMQEIQSYAVSLLGTLKGALLALPNDFGIRPCNYMSSGVPFYSGVSGSFSYFGTSGGVVIRDSSNPTDFNSATIAPFNPENVKEEVITPYGSVISLPTNYSYTKRPYYAYNGVNYVCEVGPLARLGVAYKAGDSVVKSTVDSIASDWGVAANDILSPSTRNRHITRLIETVIMIEMILNGGWSNIAHVDSYSPPNEKSGYGVGVIEAPRGTLIHRIRVGSDLKTASYDCMVPTTANTGAFEEAVADDLVEIRPETISLLGRDPTEDEKLLLGDASRTIRGFDPCCSCSSHMIEIKNPDGTIDGTK, from the coding sequence ATGGCAGTTGAAATAAAACCGGTAACTAGAATTGAAGGCGATGGAAAACTTGAATTAGAAACATACCTAGTTGATGGGAAATTAAAAGTAAAGAACCTTCTAACACCCTCTGATGGAACTTTGAATTTACCAACAGATAATGGTGCAAGATATCCTAAGTTTTGTGTCACAGAATTTAGAGGATTTGAGAAATTTGCAGTTGGGGAACAGCCAGAAACTGTTACAAAGCTAGTTCCAAGGATATGTGGTGTTTGCCCAGTACCGCATAACATGGCAAGTACATGCGCAGTTGAGGCAGCCTACGGCACAAACATAGTTAACAATGCAAAAGCAGTTAGAAGACTCATGCTCGCAGTACACACAGTTCACAGTCATCTTCTGCACTTTTTCGTACTTGCTGGGAAGGACATGTTGCCTCATAGCATAATAGACCAGGAACTCCCAAACATAATCAGTGCCCACAACAAGGCACAGGCTTGTGTAGCGGTATTTGGAGGAAAACCTGTTCATCCTGCATCATGTATCCCTGGAGGACAAACTAAAGTCCCAAATGCAACAGAAATTGGACAGATCAAAGCAAGAATGCAAGAAATACAAAGTTATGCTGTATCCCTTTTAGGTACTTTAAAAGGAGCTCTATTGGCCCTACCAAACGACTTTGGTATAAGACCCTGCAACTATATGAGTTCGGGTGTTCCTTTCTACAGCGGTGTTTCAGGATCATTTTCATACTTTGGAACATCTGGAGGGGTTGTAATAAGGGACTCATCAAATCCAACAGACTTCAATTCAGCCACTATAGCTCCATTTAACCCCGAAAATGTGAAAGAAGAAGTTATAACTCCTTATGGAAGTGTTATAAGCCTTCCAACAAACTACAGTTACACCAAAAGACCATATTATGCCTATAATGGTGTAAACTATGTCTGTGAAGTAGGGCCTCTTGCAAGACTTGGAGTAGCATACAAGGCTGGAGACAGTGTTGTTAAATCAACAGTAGACAGCATTGCATCTGATTGGGGTGTTGCTGCAAATGATATATTATCTCCTTCAACAAGAAACAGGCACATAACCCGACTTATAGAAACAGTGATAATGATCGAAATGATTCTAAATGGCGGCTGGTCAAACATAGCTCATGTGGACAGTTACTCACCTCCAAACGAGAAATCAGGATATGGTGTTGGCGTGATTGAAGCACCTCGTGGAACACTGATACACAGAATAAGAGTAGGATCTGATTTAAAAACTGCATCCTACGACTGTATGGTACCAACTACAGCAAACACAGGAGCTTTTGAAGAAGCTGTAGCAGATGATTTAGTGGAGATAAGACCCGAAACAATATCATTGTTAGGACGTGACCCCACTGAAGATGAAAAACTACTTTTAGGTGATGCAAGCCGAACAATAAGAGGATTTGATCCATGTTGTTCATGCTCTTCACATATGATAGAAATTAAAAACCCAGATGGCACCATAGATGGCACAAAATAG
- a CDS encoding hydrogenase maturation protease yields the protein MAQNSAISKLFSVGKMICVVGFGNLLLGDDGVGIRIIQRLKMMDLPSQVDIIDAGVYGATLFSLVEKYNKIIVVDAFRSNCDIENILFMKASQIIKEKEKYYFSGHDLSLFDIFSMMKSVHSEKILNNVCILGIRIHKIEESLELSDDVTKSAERAVNMIKDNFLRGDESWMNH from the coding sequence ATGGCACAAAATAGTGCCATCTCTAAATTATTTTCAGTGGGAAAAATGATCTGTGTTGTTGGATTCGGAAACTTGCTACTTGGAGATGATGGAGTAGGAATCAGAATAATTCAGAGGCTAAAAATGATGGATCTCCCAAGTCAAGTAGATATAATAGATGCCGGAGTATATGGGGCGACTTTGTTTAGTTTAGTTGAAAAATACAATAAAATCATTGTTGTTGATGCTTTTAGATCCAATTGTGATATTGAAAACATCCTTTTCATGAAAGCATCTCAAATAATAAAAGAAAAAGAGAAGTATTATTTCTCAGGGCATGATTTAAGCCTGTTTGATATATTTTCAATGATGAAATCAGTCCATTCAGAAAAGATCCTGAATAATGTATGCATTCTTGGTATCAGGATTCATAAAATTGAAGAATCATTAGAACTCTCAGATGATGTAACAAAAAGTGCAGAAAGAGCTGTAAACATGATAAAAGACAATTTTCTAAGGGGTGATGAATCATGGATGAATCATTAA
- the tatC gene encoding twin-arginine translocase subunit TatC has translation MDESLISHFEELRSRLIRIVIVVLGLSCVTFPFANQLLIRIQKDLLPEGVRLIVTSPLEAVWAQIEVSLLVAFVIALPYIIYEVMKFLKPALKGSEKSFLIKTIPPALILFGIGAIFTYKTVLVTTLGFLIGYATSAEVTPLLTLGDFISFALLMILTFGLLFELPLICCALASLELIDSNTLTGNRKEAYVGILVIAGILTPDPTPFTQLIVTFPMILLFEVSVLLTKYIHRDKKTEVANASIG, from the coding sequence ATGGATGAATCATTAATTTCACATTTTGAAGAACTAAGAAGTAGATTGATAAGGATAGTTATAGTAGTTCTTGGATTATCCTGTGTAACATTTCCCTTTGCTAATCAACTTCTTATTAGAATTCAGAAGGATTTACTTCCCGAAGGAGTTCGTTTAATCGTGACAAGCCCATTAGAAGCAGTATGGGCGCAAATAGAAGTATCTTTACTTGTTGCATTTGTAATTGCTCTACCATACATTATATATGAAGTCATGAAATTTTTAAAACCTGCCCTCAAAGGTTCTGAGAAATCTTTTTTAATAAAAACTATACCTCCTGCATTAATACTTTTTGGAATTGGAGCCATATTTACCTACAAAACAGTGCTTGTAACAACATTAGGTTTCCTTATTGGTTATGCAACCTCTGCAGAAGTTACACCACTATTAACTTTAGGAGATTTTATTTCATTTGCTCTTCTTATGATACTGACATTCGGGCTCCTATTTGAATTACCACTAATTTGCTGTGCCCTTGCATCTCTTGAGTTAATTGATTCTAATACACTTACAGGTAACAGAAAAGAAGCTTATGTAGGTATTTTAGTAATTGCAGGGATTTTAACACCTGATCCAACACCATTCACCCAACTTATCGTCACATTCCCTATGATCCTCTTATTTGAGGTGAGTGTTCTTTTGACAAAATACATCCATAGAGATAAAAAAACGGAGGTCGCAAATGCATCGATTGGTTAA
- the tatA gene encoding twin-arginine translocase TatA/TatE family subunit, whose translation MIGGLGMPELLIILFVVLLLFGSKKLPELAKGMGKAMGEFKRTQRETEFKIKEEPTQVKETDITADKKEEEIKLETESKEETLQTTEKSGIKAK comes from the coding sequence ATGATTGGTGGACTGGGAATGCCAGAACTTCTGATAATTCTCTTTGTGGTACTTCTACTTTTCGGTTCAAAGAAGCTCCCTGAACTTGCCAAAGGAATGGGCAAAGCTATGGGAGAATTCAAAAGAACTCAGCGTGAAACAGAATTTAAAATAAAAGAAGAGCCAACACAAGTAAAAGAAACAGATATAACAGCAGATAAAAAAGAAGAAGAAATTAAATTAGAGACTGAATCTAAAGAAGAAACGCTGCAAACAACTGAAAAATCAGGAATTAAAGCGAAATAG
- a CDS encoding DapH/DapD/GlmU-related protein: MKKEYLILIAVFVAVIALFTSVYGLSRSPNVSASPITSWSSQMQYPQIDATSFVDPSARVIGDVTIGSNVYIGPSASVRGDEGSPIFIGDGSNIQDGVVVHGLKDPRVVVGDKNYSVYVGREVSMAHGSVIHGPVFIGDKSFIGFGAVIFKANIGKNCVILHNAVVTDNVNIPDGKLVPAGAVIDTQAKADALTEVTEDLKELPHEVVTVNKELAKTYKS, encoded by the coding sequence ATGAAAAAGGAATATTTAATCTTAATCGCTGTTTTTGTAGCTGTCATTGCATTGTTTACATCAGTATATGGACTTTCCAGATCACCAAATGTCTCTGCAAGCCCAATAACATCATGGAGTTCGCAAATGCAGTATCCTCAAATAGATGCCACTTCATTTGTAGACCCTTCTGCCAGAGTAATTGGAGATGTGACTATTGGAAGTAATGTTTATATAGGACCTAGTGCATCAGTCCGTGGTGATGAGGGATCACCTATTTTCATAGGCGATGGATCCAATATCCAGGATGGAGTGGTAGTACACGGTCTTAAAGACCCCCGAGTTGTTGTTGGGGATAAAAATTATTCAGTTTACGTTGGAAGAGAAGTTTCAATGGCACATGGAAGTGTGATTCACGGTCCTGTCTTTATAGGTGATAAAAGCTTTATTGGCTTTGGTGCGGTGATATTTAAAGCAAACATAGGTAAAAACTGTGTTATACTTCACAATGCAGTGGTAACAGACAATGTAAATATACCTGATGGTAAGCTTGTCCCTGCAGGTGCAGTAATAGATACTCAGGCAAAGGCAGACGCACTAACCGAAGTTACAGAGGACCTAAAAGAACTACCTCACGAAGTTGTAACAGTCAATAAAGAATTGGCAAAGACATACAAAAGCTAA